AAACTTTATTAAAAAGTGACTCTTTTGCACCCTCTAGATCTGCACAGTCACTTTACTGTTATCTTACACACTGTGCAATTTCTGCTCCCTATATTACACTGACACAAACTTCTCAGAGGGGTGTATGTAGTGCTATAAAGGTATTCACGCTCATGGCACACCTGGTATATTATGAgctaacttttgtttttttcagctgGCAGGAAAGAGGTTAAAGCTAGTAAAATGTTGTGTAGTACTTATCTAAAGCAGATAGAATTCACATTGGGGGATATTATACATTAATTTGAGCCACTGGCCCAGACAGACTACATTCTATTGCAACTAAAGAGTTAAACAATTCTTTTTCTGGCTTGTGCATGTGGAATTGGTCCTTCGGCAAGTTTAAACTCACCCactcacagggttggactgggaggtgcaggctgCCGCCTATGCAGCCTATATTTCTATCTaggtttatttttacactgaactatggGCATTTTTAGATAATGCTCCAGTGTACAAgcaataaatctgtttttttatatttccatcACGTATCAAGTTTGAACATTTTTCTCTCCTTGTGATATTTTCTATTCCAGCTCTCCTAGTTGGTTGAATTGGCACATGgtatacatgtgagcagtaacgccacgtcaaggcttcaaccatgTTACTGTCCATTCACACACCTATTGCAGCAAATGGCTCACCCTATCATTTGCTGCAATAGTTCCCTATCTACCCAGGCTCTGGCTAATATAAGCCATCATGAAACCCTTCCTCCTCAGTTCAGACTGGGAGGTGTCAGGAACAGACGTTCCCCATTTGGATCCCTACAATAATACACACACTCTTTACATCCACATTCTCTCACTCATTCATTCACTATCTTCTCTATCTTCTTATTTCTGTGGCAAATCCCATGGTCATTGTAGTTGGGACTGGGATTCCACTCCCCACTTACTAACTATATAATTACCACCCCCCTCCCTAGTTCCTTACCTAGTAAGGAGTTAAAATGAGACACGTGGATGGGGCCCTATGATTGGATTAAGGACACTGTTACATAGTAATTGAGGGTGAGCGTGTCCATCAGTTTAAATTTACCTAACATCTAgataatccagaggaaggcaaaaaaccccatcggAAGCCATCTCCAGTTGGCTTCAGATGgggcaaaaattccttcctgactccaaaatggcaatcggacaaATCCCTGGATCAACAGTGTGGGCCTATTTATCTTGCCTAATATATGGTTCATGGCCGGGAGGGGAAGGAGGGAGCGGAGGCTAGGCAGCATTTAGGGACATACAGCTCTGCCTAGTCTGTTCAGATTCCTTTGATCCTAAACCCTAAGTATCCCTAAACTCTTCACCAATCACATTCATACCTCTGATGGgcttatttttagaaaaaaaggggCCTACAGCTGCAGCTCCATCTGCTGCATTATTTCTCCCTCCTACTGGGTTAAAGAGGCACAAGGTACAGACCGCCTCATACATTTACATCTACATTTTAATAGTAATATAAATTTAACTTGCAGCCAATCAAAAGGTCAACTATGTTCACCTTCTAAATTGGTGCAGTGGGTCCCTATCTGCATTCACGCACATTCACTTCCATTCATACATTCTATTCCTATAAACTTTATAGTACCCCTATCCCAAATTCACCCAAACTACAGATGGAAAAAAAACAGGAGAGCATACAAGATGAGAAAGAAAAAAGTCCAACATTCCTATTCCTATATAACTTATCCTatctatgggtttttttttgttttttttttttgttttttttttgcttaacttatattaaaagtgaaaagGGTTAGAGAAAAAAGAGAAGAACAGACAATAAGAAATAATCCTAACATTAAACTTATGCTATCTATTGACTTACCATATGAAGAAATACATGGAAGAAGAAAATGGTAGCAGAATGGGAAAGGAGAgaagatagaaaagaaagaaagcttATTTACCTTACCTTATATAAATAGAAATTGAAATATACTGAACGATGTTAATTAACAGTGCACTGCCTTACCATAAGTGCACTGTATGTTCAGTAGAGATGTTTACCCTTATCCAAGGGTCTGTGGGACTTTGCCCAAAATCCAGCTCGCAGCTCTTCTGGCCTCCCACGATGTCTTCTTCTTCAAGTTGCCTCTTCTTTCTGTCTAGGATCCCATGTGGGGCTGATGTAGTTGGCTATACAGGCAAACACTTGCAGTTGATGGCAGATCTGATGCCATAGATGGAATTTGGTTTGTTGGTATGTTGCCCCCATCACTTGTTGCACAGGGAGTTTGATGTTAGTCCCCATGAGCACAGAAAATGCTTTACTCCTGCCAATTCCAGTTGTAATCCACATAGGTAAAGTCTTCTAGCTTATTTTCCTCGGAGGTCTCAGCACAGAATCCTggtttaatttcttttaatttatcTGCTGGTTGCTATACAAAGAATGCAAACACTTAGTTGCATTATAGTATTTAATTTTTAAGCATGAACATGACATATTCTACAATATGGGCACATATTTTTGTATGATGtgtatgttttgtatgtatgACTTTAAAATTCTGCACAGTATGTTTAAGAAGGTTCCTTACTTCATGGTAACAGGAAAATTCATGGAATAGGGACATAATAAGTTTCTCAATTCAGCAGTCAATTGCCAACCTGCTTATTGTCAATTAAGGGAATATCCCTGAAAATGTTTAGAAGGTTCAAGTATTTATGTCCTTCAAATAGCATGAGCTGAATgcacagaagaaaaaaatgacataaaaaggTATATGGAGGCTCAGTCTCTGCAAAAAAACAACTGCCGCCTATGAAATTCTACAAAAAGCTCCAATAAAGCAAACAGCCTATTGGCCTCCCCAAATAGAAACTTAGCCTTCCCTGCTGTCAGTGGTGCAATACGCTTACATGTAGATGTTGTAGAGATGAGATATGGCAAAagttaagccagggatcccccaccacttttacttgtgagtcacactcagattTAAAAAACAGTGAACCATACATTAATGAAAAGTTaattgaggatgcaaaataagggatgtgattggctatttggtagccccatgtgaactgctggcCTGAAGGAGGCCCCTTTTGGAGTAAAACCTGTCTCCAAGccaaagatttaaaaatgggcacctactgtgaggacactgtgagcaacatcaaagggggtggtaacCAACATGGGGAGACGCGTGCCTTTGATTGCGGTAGCCATATACTTACAATTTTGGGCTTGAAAGGTGTCTGAGTTGTTCTCTTTTCAAGCTCACTCCAGTTGATTCCGGCAAAGAATTGGTGTTCCCTGATGTTCCCATTTACTCCTAAACGGTTGTTATTGTCCATCTCcagaagcttaaaaaaaaacatgaacatttatCTGAATAAAATAGATGTTTAGTCAGGCACCATTCAGCCATAGAGGGCTGTTCAATGCAAGGGCTGTGGTTAAACTCCAGCTCTTCCAGAAATTTTAGTGGCCAGAAAATGTATCTACATTTATCCCTCTAAATTGAAATAAGAGCACTGTGTACATCGGTATTtatgtataacttcatttataaagcgccacaagggtacgcagtgctgtacaatcttacaatatgcaaaattacacacagggaggacaagtgttataatgaataaatgcaataaatatatataaatgcacagggaataagtgccatgtggtatggaATGAAACCAAATATAACTCAGTAGAGGAGGGGAGGCCATGGAATATATTCATTCTGCTTGAAAGAAATACTGCCCCAATGTACCTGACCCCAGATATTAAATGTGCAAAAGCAGCAAGCAGTGCAACTAGTCAATGAATTCACTTCCCAGTGTGTAATTGTTCCTACTGACCTTTGGCAGAAGGTCCAGCATTTCCTGGCTCATGTGACTTGGATAATCAACCTTTGTCAGCTTCATATCCAAAAACTCCTTAGCAGGATCAAGTGACGGGACAAATGGCTTCCTTCCAGTGGCCATTTCGTACATGATGACACCAAGCGACCACCAGTCCGCTCCAGCGTCGTACGCCTCCAATGACAACATCTTTAGAAAAAAAGAACTAATTATTTCAGGGTAATAGAAACACagttacattaaatacagtgaaattGCATTTGTAATTGGTTCTTAAATCTAACGTAAACGGGGAAAAACACACTTTTCTAAATGAGGGCCAATAACCTAGGGAATATATAAAAGGTGAAGGTTTGGACCCCTTTGTATATTCTGACTGATTGgggcatttttttccctttcttgtttATATTATCAAAATGTTCTATTGTAGGGTTAAAATTTATAGTAAAATGGCCTAAAGGACAGAGCAAAGTTGTCAAGGGGATTATGTTGTAAAAGgtactaattttgcccaggagcagtaacccatagcaaccagtctaaaggtataatttactggtcacctgtattaaagcaaacatcttattggttgctattggttactggtcCTGGGAAAACTTAATGCCTTTAATTATATATGGTGGAAAGAGATATTAATGCCACTGTGTATACATTTTGTTATAAAGAAAAATTCTGACCTCTGGGGCACGGTATCCAGGTGTTCCTGCCAATCCCCTGATCTTCCATCCGGCGAACATTCCTGCAGCAGCGATGCCGAAGTCGCAGATCTTGATGTGTCCGTCGTTATCCACCAAGATGTTGTCAGGCTTGAGATCACTGCAACATACGCATGGGGGACAATgaatgtac
The genomic region above belongs to Xenopus tropicalis strain Nigerian chromosome 9, UCB_Xtro_10.0, whole genome shotgun sequence and contains:
- the LOC100488761 gene encoding protein kinase C theta type, translated to MCLIPQDESAKKKSRVEGRRPPPLDIRSYKFHRKLGEGSGGKVMLASFAPKKQLVAIKIVPKKPNRCNYPWISMEAWLSKIARECPFLCHSHATFQSKAQAFFVLEYAGGGTLYRMISRKKNLPTKSIQFYTAEMVVALQFLHSNGIIHRDLKPDNILVDNDGHIKICDFGIAAAGMFAGWKIRGLAGTPGYRAPEMLSLEAYDAGADWWSLGVIMYEMATGRKPFVPSLDPAKEFLDMKLTKVDYPSHMSQEMLDLLPKLLEMDNNNRLGVNGNIREHQFFAGINWSELEKRTTQTPFKPKIQPADKLKEIKPGFCAETSEENKLEDFTYVDYNWNWQE